A portion of the Mycobacterium paraseoulense genome contains these proteins:
- a CDS encoding CDGP domain-containing protein: MKRGVVAGVAALLMGAELIAFAPSAGAGCQYGGGVLSRCDGPVQPDGTWQRCVAVARLIPNGASSYLVPDGHCDVMGPGRPPSDFTFADPPTHIDG, from the coding sequence ATGAAGCGCGGCGTCGTCGCAGGAGTGGCCGCCCTGCTGATGGGCGCAGAGCTGATCGCCTTCGCGCCATCGGCGGGGGCCGGCTGCCAGTACGGAGGAGGGGTTCTCAGCAGGTGCGATGGGCCCGTCCAGCCCGACGGCACCTGGCAACGTTGCGTGGCAGTCGCCCGGTTGATCCCCAACGGCGCCAGTTCCTACCTCGTGCCCGACGGGCACTGCGACGTGATGGGTCCCGGCCGCCCCCCTTCGGATTTCACCTTCGCCGACCCGCCGACGCACATCGACGGCTGA
- a CDS encoding glycerol-3-phosphate dehydrogenase/oxidase codes for MSNPIQAPDSAQTWAASTLGPQQRALAWERLGAEQFDVVVIGGGVVGSGCALDAATRGLKVALVEARDFASGTSSRSSKMFHGGLRYLEQLEFGLVREALYERELSLTTLAPHLVKPMPFLFPLTNRVWERPYVAAGIFLYDRMGGAKSVPAQKHLTRAGALRLSPGLKRSALIGGIRYYDTVVDDARHTMTVARTAAHYGAVVRTSTQVVAMLREGDRVTGVRVRDSENGAVAEVRGHVVVNATGVWTDEIQALSKQRGRFQVRASKGVHVVVPRDRIVSDVAIILRTEKSVMFVIPWGTHWIIGTTDTDWNLDLAHPAATKADIDYILQTVNTVLAIPLTHADIDGVYAGLRPLLAGESEETSKLSREHAVAVPAPGLVAIAGGKYTTYRVMAADAIDAAAQFVPARVAPSITEKVSLLGADGYFALVNQAEHVAALQDLHPYRVRHLLDRYGSLIGDVLGLAAGNADLLNPIKEAPGYLKVEALYAVTAEGALHLEDILARRMRISIEYSHRGVDCAREVADVVAPVLGWSAADIEREVANYSARVEAEILSQAQPDDVSADELRASAPEARAEILEPVPLN; via the coding sequence GTGAGCAACCCGATACAGGCGCCCGACAGCGCCCAGACCTGGGCGGCTTCCACGTTGGGACCCCAGCAGCGCGCGCTGGCGTGGGAGCGACTGGGCGCCGAGCAGTTCGACGTCGTCGTCATCGGCGGCGGCGTGGTGGGCTCCGGCTGCGCGTTGGACGCGGCCACCCGCGGGCTCAAGGTGGCGCTGGTCGAGGCGCGCGATTTCGCGTCGGGCACGTCGAGCCGCTCGTCGAAGATGTTCCACGGCGGGCTGCGCTATCTCGAGCAGCTGGAGTTCGGGCTGGTGCGCGAGGCGCTCTACGAGCGGGAGCTGTCGCTGACCACCCTGGCGCCGCATCTGGTCAAGCCGATGCCGTTCTTGTTCCCCCTGACGAATCGGGTGTGGGAGCGTCCCTACGTCGCCGCGGGCATCTTCCTCTACGACCGGATGGGCGGCGCGAAATCCGTTCCCGCGCAAAAGCATCTGACCCGGGCTGGCGCGTTACGGTTGAGCCCGGGCCTCAAGCGCAGCGCGCTGATCGGCGGTATCCGCTACTACGACACCGTCGTCGACGACGCCCGGCACACCATGACCGTCGCCCGCACCGCCGCCCACTACGGCGCGGTGGTGCGGACCTCCACCCAGGTGGTCGCGATGCTGCGCGAGGGCGACCGGGTGACCGGCGTGCGGGTCCGCGACTCCGAGAACGGCGCCGTCGCCGAAGTTCGCGGCCACGTCGTCGTCAACGCGACCGGAGTATGGACCGACGAGATTCAGGCGCTGTCCAAGCAGCGCGGCCGGTTTCAGGTGCGCGCGTCCAAGGGCGTGCACGTGGTGGTGCCGCGCGACCGCATCGTCAGCGACGTCGCCATCATCCTGCGCACCGAGAAGTCGGTGATGTTCGTCATCCCGTGGGGCACCCACTGGATCATCGGCACCACCGACACCGACTGGAACCTGGACCTGGCCCACCCCGCGGCCACCAAGGCCGACATCGACTACATCCTGCAGACGGTCAACACCGTGCTCGCGATCCCGCTCACCCACGCCGACATCGACGGGGTGTACGCCGGGTTGCGGCCGCTGCTGGCCGGGGAGAGCGAGGAGACCTCCAAGCTGTCCCGCGAGCACGCGGTGGCGGTCCCCGCGCCGGGCCTGGTGGCCATCGCCGGCGGCAAGTACACCACCTATCGGGTGATGGCCGCCGACGCGATCGACGCCGCGGCCCAGTTCGTCCCGGCCCGGGTGGCACCGTCCATCACCGAGAAGGTCAGCCTGCTGGGCGCCGACGGCTACTTCGCGCTGGTCAATCAGGCGGAACACGTAGCGGCGCTTCAGGATTTGCATCCCTACCGGGTGCGGCACCTGCTGGACCGCTATGGCTCGCTGATCGGCGACGTGCTGGGTTTGGCGGCCGGCAACGCCGACCTGCTCAACCCCATCAAGGAGGCGCCGGGCTACCTCAAGGTGGAGGCGCTGTACGCCGTCACCGCCGAGGGGGCGCTGCACCTGGAGGACATTCTGGCCCGCCGGATGCGCATCTCCATCGAGTACTCCCACCGCGGCGTCGACTGCGCCCGCGAGGTCGCCGACGTGGTGGCGCCCGTCCTCGGCTGGAGCGCTGCGGACATCGAACGTGAGGTGGCCAACTACTCCGCGCGGGTGGAGGCCGAGATCTTGTCGCAGGCCCAGCCCGACGACGTATCGGCCGACGAGTTGCGGGCCAGCGCCCCGGAGGCGCGCGCCGAGATCCTCGAACCGGTACCGCTCAATTGA
- a CDS encoding PPE family protein, translating to MDFGLLPPEITSALIHAGPGAWSMIDAAGAWQELSAELEGAASSYASELAALMATWRGPSALAMAQAFEPYLAWLRTTAAQCQEIAASVETVTASFELTHWTVVHPAVVAANRARLAVLLATNFFGINAPAIAETEAEYNAMWVNNSTAMYRYGATSLNAVRLSQFSPPPQVANPTAVSTQATIVPSANALTSSSTTGTGSVLDALGATPFDPNKGWFGYFSTWGNQTIAGGLPVNLLSYIAQVNAAQALQGVSSDIGLGLSEGSAALASAEARLVGAIGSGGLAPRGALGVSVLVGKLSMPPATVGMLPGAQPPVQLASAVSALPPGAAQPPGVPVAPIRPPLGGKGGRGEGRDYDDIEIGAELPGTVMKRPPSAG from the coding sequence ATCGATTTTGGGCTGCTGCCGCCCGAAATCACCTCCGCGCTGATCCATGCCGGACCCGGCGCCTGGTCGATGATCGACGCCGCCGGTGCATGGCAAGAGCTCAGCGCCGAATTGGAGGGGGCCGCAAGCAGCTACGCCTCGGAGCTGGCGGCGCTGATGGCGACTTGGCGCGGCCCCTCCGCGCTGGCCATGGCGCAGGCCTTCGAGCCCTACCTCGCCTGGTTGCGCACCACCGCGGCGCAGTGCCAGGAGATCGCCGCCTCGGTGGAAACCGTCACGGCCTCATTCGAATTGACCCACTGGACGGTGGTGCATCCCGCCGTGGTGGCGGCCAACCGGGCGCGGTTGGCCGTGTTGCTGGCCACCAATTTCTTCGGGATCAACGCTCCGGCCATCGCCGAAACCGAAGCCGAGTACAACGCCATGTGGGTGAACAACTCCACGGCGATGTACCGCTACGGCGCGACGTCGCTGAACGCCGTCCGGCTGTCCCAGTTCTCCCCGCCGCCGCAGGTTGCCAACCCCACGGCGGTCTCCACCCAGGCCACGATCGTGCCCTCGGCGAACGCGCTGACCAGCTCCTCGACCACCGGCACGGGGTCGGTTCTCGACGCGCTCGGCGCCACCCCCTTCGACCCCAACAAGGGCTGGTTCGGGTATTTCAGCACCTGGGGCAATCAGACCATCGCGGGCGGACTTCCCGTCAACCTGCTCAGCTATATCGCGCAGGTCAATGCGGCCCAGGCGCTTCAGGGTGTCAGCAGCGACATCGGCCTGGGCCTCTCGGAGGGGTCGGCCGCCCTGGCATCGGCGGAGGCCAGGCTGGTCGGCGCGATCGGCTCCGGGGGGCTGGCGCCTCGAGGCGCGTTGGGTGTCTCGGTCCTGGTGGGCAAGCTGAGCATGCCGCCCGCGACGGTGGGGATGCTGCCCGGCGCCCAGCCGCCGGTGCAGCTGGCCTCGGCGGTCTCCGCGCTCCCGCCGGGGGCGGCGCAGCCACCGGGAGTGCCGGTGGCCCCGATCCGGCCGCCGCTGGGCGGCAAGGGGGGTCGTGGCGAAGGGCGGGACTACGACGACATCGAAATCGGCGCGGAGCTGCCCGGCACCGTCATGAAGCGGCCGCCGTCAGCGGGATAG
- a CDS encoding CBS domain-containing protein, protein MSDSNCAGSLPISTITGDPVARVPADATIADVARAMVTCDVGAIAVGDDALPTALVSERDIVRAVAAGRNPATAPVSAVASTKLVWCDADATVDQVGARMMDRYIRHVLVERDGALLGIVSARDLLGVYADSDS, encoded by the coding sequence GTGAGCGACAGCAATTGCGCCGGTTCCCTGCCGATCTCCACCATCACCGGTGACCCCGTGGCCCGCGTTCCCGCCGACGCCACGATCGCCGACGTGGCCAGGGCCATGGTGACCTGCGACGTGGGCGCGATCGCGGTCGGCGACGACGCGCTGCCCACCGCGCTGGTCAGTGAGCGCGACATCGTGCGGGCGGTGGCGGCCGGGCGAAATCCCGCGACGGCCCCGGTGTCCGCCGTGGCCAGCACCAAGCTGGTGTGGTGTGACGCCGACGCCACGGTCGACCAGGTCGGCGCCCGGATGATGGACCGCTACATCCGCCACGTACTGGTGGAGCGCGACGGCGCGCTGCTCGGCATCGTCTCGGCCCGCGACCTGCTGGGCGTGTACGCGGATTCCGATTCTTGA
- a CDS encoding adenylate/guanylate cyclase domain-containing protein: MFCETRYAMNGDLRVAYRTSGEGERDIVVVPNWFTNCEVFPELPGVRGWMEAMTSLGRLILFDQPGTGASDPVEPGALPTLEQWADSITAVLDALGIPEAALVTYAGANSTATLFAATHPSRTTALVLVESTADAADRTTSMQELGDVAPVLWGTGELEHMLNPDMPWNEEIRAAWALHERLAASPRTFELMLPLISEASAQAILPTVRVPTLVVHHRDDPLLPPEKGKVVADQIEGAKFVEIPGRNFYHVVEPWRESFQEIAKFLTGEQPDVADDRVLATVLFTDIVDSTRRAAAMGDRDWRALLDAHDAIVRSQLNRFRGREVNTSGDGFLATFDGPQRAIRCAMAIRDAVRALGIEVRAGLHTGECEVRGDDIGGIAVHIGARVCALAGPNDVLVSSTLRDLVIGSGLEFEDRGAHGLKGVPGQWRLFGVASA; the protein is encoded by the coding sequence GTGTTCTGCGAGACGCGCTACGCGATGAACGGGGATCTGCGCGTCGCCTACCGCACGTCGGGTGAGGGCGAGCGCGACATCGTGGTCGTGCCGAACTGGTTCACCAACTGCGAAGTCTTCCCGGAGCTGCCCGGCGTTCGAGGCTGGATGGAGGCGATGACGTCGCTCGGTCGGCTGATCCTCTTCGACCAGCCGGGCACCGGGGCGTCCGATCCGGTCGAGCCGGGCGCACTGCCGACCTTGGAGCAATGGGCCGACAGCATCACCGCGGTGCTCGACGCCCTCGGGATCCCCGAAGCGGCCCTGGTCACGTACGCCGGCGCGAATTCGACGGCGACGCTCTTCGCGGCCACGCACCCGTCCCGCACCACCGCCCTCGTCTTGGTCGAGAGCACCGCTGACGCGGCAGACCGCACGACTTCGATGCAGGAACTCGGCGACGTGGCTCCCGTCCTATGGGGCACCGGCGAATTGGAACACATGCTCAATCCGGACATGCCGTGGAACGAGGAGATCCGGGCCGCGTGGGCGCTACACGAGCGCCTGGCGGCGAGCCCGCGGACGTTTGAACTGATGTTGCCGCTGATCTCGGAAGCCAGCGCGCAGGCGATCCTTCCGACCGTCCGCGTACCCACCCTGGTGGTGCATCACCGCGACGATCCCCTCCTGCCGCCCGAGAAGGGCAAGGTAGTCGCCGACCAGATCGAGGGCGCGAAATTCGTTGAGATTCCGGGGCGAAACTTCTACCACGTCGTCGAACCGTGGCGCGAGTCCTTCCAGGAGATCGCCAAGTTCCTTACCGGCGAGCAGCCCGACGTGGCCGACGACCGCGTTCTCGCCACCGTGCTGTTCACCGACATCGTGGACTCGACGCGGCGCGCCGCAGCGATGGGTGACCGCGACTGGCGCGCCTTGCTCGATGCCCACGACGCCATCGTGCGGTCACAACTCAACCGCTTCCGTGGCCGTGAGGTGAACACGTCGGGCGACGGATTTCTCGCGACATTCGACGGCCCGCAGCGAGCGATCCGCTGCGCCATGGCAATTCGTGATGCGGTGCGGGCACTGGGCATCGAGGTGCGCGCCGGGTTGCACACCGGCGAGTGCGAGGTCCGTGGCGACGACATCGGTGGGATCGCCGTGCACATCGGCGCGCGGGTGTGCGCGCTCGCGGGGCCGAACGACGTACTGGTGTCCAGCACGCTGCGCGACCTCGTGATCGGATCGGGACTCGAGTTCGAGGACCGGGGCGCTCATGGACTCAAGGGCGTGCCCGGGCAGTGGCGTCTCTTCGGTGTCGCCTCTGCTTGA
- a CDS encoding PPE family protein, producing MDLFAPPEVTSTLIHSGPGAGSLIEAAGAWQQLAVELENSVAGYASSLSTLIESWDGPSSMAMLQAVQPYLIWLRATAQQAQQMATSAESAATAFAAVRSAVVTPAQVTANRTRLAQLLATNRFGQNTAAIAATQDEYQTMWANNSAAMTQYQAATNQTTSQLSQFNSPMAVTDPAASINQNAAVSNASLLSTASSTGNAIDQLGVTPFDPNAGWFSYFSTWGNQFISSGFPINMLSYLAQNTSAQALQGVGSDIGLGLSEGEGALASSVTRLASALQAAPGGAPAAAMGVGVSLGKLTAPPAVVGLLPATQTPVQLASSVSPLPADAGLTGMPLMPMMAPSTNSAGSGWRKRKQQKFEDLEYGAELPKKVIHRPPSGG from the coding sequence ATGGACCTATTCGCGCCACCTGAGGTCACCTCGACGCTCATCCACTCCGGACCGGGAGCGGGTTCGCTGATCGAGGCCGCCGGCGCGTGGCAGCAACTGGCCGTCGAGCTGGAGAACTCCGTGGCGGGCTACGCGTCGTCCCTCTCGACGCTCATCGAGTCCTGGGATGGCCCCTCCTCCATGGCGATGCTGCAGGCCGTGCAGCCCTATCTCATCTGGCTGCGCGCCACCGCACAACAGGCCCAGCAAATGGCCACCTCGGCGGAGTCGGCGGCGACGGCATTCGCCGCCGTCCGCTCGGCGGTGGTCACTCCCGCGCAGGTGACCGCCAACCGGACGCGGCTGGCGCAACTGCTGGCCACCAACCGGTTTGGCCAGAACACGGCGGCCATCGCCGCGACCCAAGACGAATACCAGACCATGTGGGCGAACAATTCGGCGGCGATGACGCAGTATCAGGCGGCCACGAACCAGACCACGAGCCAGCTGTCCCAATTCAATTCGCCGATGGCCGTCACCGACCCGGCGGCGTCGATCAACCAAAACGCCGCGGTCTCCAATGCTTCCTTGCTCAGCACGGCCTCGAGCACGGGGAACGCCATCGACCAGCTCGGGGTCACCCCCTTCGACCCCAACGCCGGTTGGTTCAGCTATTTCAGCACCTGGGGCAACCAGTTCATCTCGTCCGGCTTCCCGATCAACATGCTCAGCTACCTGGCGCAGAACACCTCGGCCCAGGCGCTGCAGGGCGTGGGCAGCGACATCGGCCTGGGCCTCTCGGAGGGCGAGGGGGCGCTGGCGTCGTCGGTGACCAGGCTGGCAAGTGCCTTGCAAGCCGCCCCGGGGGGCGCGCCCGCGGCCGCGATGGGCGTCGGGGTTTCGCTGGGCAAGCTCACGGCGCCGCCCGCGGTGGTGGGGCTGCTTCCGGCGACGCAGACACCGGTGCAGCTGGCCTCGTCGGTGTCGCCCCTGCCGGCCGACGCCGGACTGACCGGGATGCCGCTGATGCCGATGATGGCGCCGTCGACGAACTCGGCGGGCAGCGGGTGGCGCAAGCGCAAGCAGCAGAAGTTTGAGGACCTTGAATACGGGGCGGAACTCCCGAAGAAGGTGATTCACCGACCGCCAAGCGGGGGATGA
- a CDS encoding heavy metal translocating P-type ATPase, with the protein MDAPALERWRWSARRVEPVLAALTAVALTAGGIAWLAGAPRVADGCWIAGTVTAVVPAVVWVLAALRRGRFGVDLIAVLSLVGTLLVGEYLAGALIAVMLAGGRALEAAAERRASHDLRALLEHAPRFARRRVGSAVDVIALADVAVDDLLVVGPGEVVPVDGRMASPVAVLDESVLTGEPLQVERTAGEPLRSGVVNAGSAFEMQATATAADSTYAQIVRLAAEAGAENAPVVRLADRYAAWFLPLTLLVAGAAWLASGSPVRAVAVLVVATPCPLLLAAPVAIVSGLSRASRRGVVIRGGGALENLGHATTLVMDKTGTLTMGRPVVIDVAAAPGRDAIEILRVAASVDQMSPHVLAEAIVTAARARGLQLSLPADVVEEPGRGVTATLDGRRVHVGKLSSDTANAEWARAVVNRALLDGAAIAWVCVDERPTGAVLLRDPLRRHAPRTVRRLREAGLNRLVMLTGDRAEPAREVGAVLGLDEVYAEQSPADKVAAVRAEKDRAVTVMVGDGVNDAPALAAASVGVAMGARGATASSEAAGIVLTTDRLERLADAMDIARWSRRIAVQSAVAGMTLSLAAMAVAAVGWLPPAVGALVQEGIDVAVILNALRALRGNPDIEVDLPATTEQMLRRFDAEHDELRDAVELLRDAADQLAAAPDQPAMEGIRHAYTMLTERIIPHERAEETQLYPALAHPLGTSEATAPMSRTHAEIQRLSDRIGTHLALAQSNGAIGADQVDDLLSCLYGLHALLRLHFLQEEESYFTLADDEPGSPPPEPRQALGHELSR; encoded by the coding sequence ATGGATGCGCCCGCGCTCGAGCGGTGGAGGTGGTCCGCGCGGCGGGTTGAACCGGTCCTTGCCGCGCTGACCGCCGTCGCCCTCACCGCCGGCGGGATCGCCTGGTTGGCCGGTGCGCCGCGGGTCGCCGACGGCTGCTGGATCGCGGGCACGGTAACGGCGGTGGTCCCCGCGGTGGTGTGGGTGCTCGCCGCGCTGCGCCGGGGCCGGTTCGGGGTTGATCTCATCGCGGTGTTGTCGCTGGTCGGCACGCTGCTGGTGGGCGAGTATCTCGCGGGCGCGCTGATCGCGGTGATGCTGGCCGGCGGGCGGGCCCTGGAGGCGGCGGCCGAACGCCGCGCGTCCCACGACCTGCGGGCGCTGCTGGAGCACGCGCCGCGGTTCGCCCGCCGCCGCGTCGGGTCGGCGGTGGACGTCATCGCGCTGGCGGACGTGGCGGTCGACGACTTGCTGGTGGTCGGCCCGGGCGAAGTGGTGCCCGTCGACGGGCGCATGGCCAGCCCGGTCGCGGTGCTCGACGAGTCGGTGCTGACCGGCGAACCCCTGCAGGTGGAGCGCACCGCCGGCGAACCGCTGCGTAGCGGGGTGGTCAACGCGGGCAGCGCCTTCGAGATGCAGGCCACCGCGACCGCCGCGGACAGCACCTACGCGCAGATCGTCCGCCTGGCCGCGGAGGCCGGAGCGGAGAACGCGCCGGTCGTGCGGCTGGCCGACCGGTACGCGGCGTGGTTCCTGCCGTTGACGCTGTTGGTGGCCGGCGCGGCATGGCTGGCCAGCGGTTCGCCGGTGCGGGCGGTGGCGGTGCTGGTGGTGGCGACCCCGTGCCCACTGTTGCTGGCCGCGCCGGTCGCCATCGTGTCCGGGCTGTCCCGGGCGTCGCGTCGCGGCGTGGTGATCCGCGGCGGCGGTGCATTGGAAAACCTCGGCCACGCAACCACTTTGGTGATGGACAAGACCGGCACCCTGACCATGGGGCGCCCGGTCGTCATCGACGTCGCCGCCGCGCCCGGCCGCGACGCCATCGAGATCCTGCGGGTGGCGGCCTCGGTGGATCAGATGTCTCCGCACGTGCTGGCCGAGGCGATCGTCACCGCGGCGCGGGCCCGCGGCCTGCAGCTGTCGTTGCCCGCCGATGTGGTCGAGGAGCCCGGCCGGGGGGTCACCGCCACCCTGGACGGCCGGCGGGTGCACGTCGGCAAGCTCTCGTCGGACACCGCGAACGCGGAATGGGCCCGCGCGGTAGTCAACCGCGCCCTGCTCGACGGCGCCGCCATCGCGTGGGTGTGCGTCGACGAGCGGCCGACGGGCGCGGTGCTGCTGCGTGACCCGCTGCGCCGCCACGCACCGCGCACCGTGCGCCGGCTGCGCGAGGCGGGGCTGAACCGGCTGGTCATGCTCACCGGAGACCGCGCCGAGCCCGCCCGGGAGGTCGGTGCTGTGCTGGGGTTGGACGAGGTGTACGCGGAACAGAGTCCGGCGGACAAGGTGGCCGCCGTGCGCGCCGAGAAGGACCGCGCGGTGACGGTGATGGTCGGCGACGGGGTCAACGACGCACCCGCGTTGGCCGCGGCCAGCGTCGGCGTGGCGATGGGCGCCCGCGGCGCCACCGCGTCCTCGGAGGCCGCCGGCATCGTGTTGACCACCGACCGGCTGGAGCGGCTCGCCGATGCGATGGACATCGCCCGGTGGTCACGGCGCATCGCCGTGCAGAGCGCGGTCGCCGGGATGACCCTGTCGCTGGCCGCGATGGCCGTCGCCGCCGTGGGGTGGCTCCCTCCGGCCGTCGGTGCGCTGGTGCAGGAGGGCATCGACGTCGCCGTGATCCTCAACGCACTGCGCGCCCTGCGCGGCAATCCGGACATCGAGGTCGACCTCCCCGCGACGACCGAACAGATGTTGCGGCGTTTCGACGCCGAACACGACGAACTGCGCGACGCCGTGGAGTTGTTGCGCGATGCCGCCGACCAATTGGCCGCCGCGCCCGACCAGCCGGCGATGGAGGGGATCCGCCACGCCTACACCATGCTCACCGAGCGGATCATCCCGCACGAACGCGCCGAGGAGACCCAGCTCTATCCCGCGCTGGCCCACCCGCTGGGCACCAGCGAAGCGACGGCCCCGATGAGCCGAACCCACGCGGAAATCCAGCGGCTCTCCGACCGGATCGGCACGCACCTGGCGTTGGCCCAAAGCAACGGAGCGATCGGCGCCGACCAGGTCGACGACCTGCTCTCGTGCCTTTATGGGCTGCACGCCCTGCTACGCCTGCATTTCCTGCAGGAGGAGGAAAGCTACTTCACGCTGGCCGACGACGAGCCCGGTTCGCCACCGCCGGAGCCACGCCAGGCCCTGGGGCACGAGCTATCCCGCTGA
- a CDS encoding HNH endonuclease signature motif containing protein translates to MFDSRGSSVEVIAAFDELFERRYPSRTVESAGLLERIGCFARVQNRAVAAQLAGIGELFAYRLSRCGETKDWAIDTEAAVAAEVAAQLGISQGLAASRVRYARALRERLPKVAEVFVAGDIDFRLVATLVYRSDLITDPEVVAAVDAQLAAQVGRWPALTPARLAARVDRIVAAADADAVRRRRDRAAGREVWIGEMGEGLARIEGVMFSPDAAALDARLDAVAATVCAHDPRSREQRRADALGALAGGADRLACRCGRADCAAGARPAAAPVVIHVIAEQETLAGDGGAAGCQLGAEGLIPPELVAELAATARLAPLVHPGDAPPEPGYVPSQALADFVRCRDLTCRWPGCDCPAVSCDLDHTIPYSRGGPTHAGNLKCYCRTHHLVKTFWGWQEKQLADGTLILTSPAGQTYVTTPGSALLFPSLCHAVGGMAAPEADPPQDLCAERGAMMPRRTRTRTQDRATRIATERRHNRQARLARRTAKTGPAPPGDNDPPPF, encoded by the coding sequence ATGTTCGATTCGAGGGGGTCGTCGGTGGAGGTGATCGCGGCGTTCGACGAGCTCTTTGAGCGGCGTTATCCGTCCAGGACGGTCGAGTCGGCGGGGCTGCTGGAGCGGATCGGCTGTTTTGCGCGGGTGCAGAATCGGGCGGTGGCCGCGCAGTTGGCCGGGATCGGTGAGTTGTTCGCCTATCGGCTCTCACGGTGTGGTGAGACCAAGGACTGGGCTATCGATACCGAGGCGGCGGTGGCCGCCGAGGTGGCTGCGCAGTTGGGGATCAGTCAGGGGTTGGCGGCCAGCCGGGTGCGGTATGCGCGGGCGCTGCGCGAGCGGTTGCCGAAGGTGGCCGAGGTGTTCGTCGCCGGGGACATCGATTTCCGGCTGGTGGCGACGCTGGTGTATCGCAGCGATCTGATCACCGACCCCGAGGTGGTGGCGGCGGTGGACGCGCAGTTGGCCGCGCAGGTGGGGCGCTGGCCGGCGCTGACCCCCGCCCGGTTGGCCGCGCGGGTGGACAGGATCGTGGCGGCTGCCGATGCCGATGCGGTGCGCCGGCGTCGGGACCGCGCGGCCGGGCGCGAGGTATGGATCGGCGAGATGGGCGAGGGATTGGCCCGCATCGAGGGCGTCATGTTCAGCCCCGATGCTGCCGCCCTGGATGCGCGCCTGGATGCGGTGGCTGCCACGGTGTGCGCCCACGATCCGCGTAGCCGCGAGCAGCGCCGCGCCGACGCGCTGGGGGCGCTGGCGGGCGGGGCCGACCGGCTGGCATGCCGGTGCGGACGGGCGGACTGCGCCGCCGGCGCCCGGCCCGCGGCCGCTCCGGTGGTGATCCATGTGATCGCCGAGCAGGAAACCCTGGCCGGTGACGGCGGCGCGGCGGGCTGCCAGCTGGGCGCTGAGGGATTGATTCCCCCGGAACTGGTCGCCGAGTTGGCCGCCACCGCGAGGCTGGCGCCGCTGGTCCACCCCGGCGACGCCCCGCCTGAACCAGGGTATGTGCCCTCGCAGGCGTTGGCCGATTTCGTGCGGTGCCGGGATTTGACCTGCCGCTGGCCGGGCTGTGACTGCCCGGCGGTGTCCTGCGACCTCGACCACACGATCCCCTACAGCCGGGGTGGCCCCACCCACGCGGGCAACCTCAAGTGTTACTGCCGCACCCATCATTTGGTGAAAACGTTTTGGGGCTGGCAGGAAAAACAGCTCGCCGACGGCACGCTGATCTTGACGTCCCCGGCCGGGCAAACCTACGTCACCACCCCGGGCAGCGCGCTGCTGTTTCCCAGCCTGTGCCACGCCGTGGGCGGCATGGCGGCCCCCGAAGCCGACCCCCCGCAGGACTTATGCGCCGAACGCGGCGCCATGATGCCCCGCCGCACCCGCACCCGCACCCAGGACCGCGCCACCCGTATCGCCACCGAACGCCGACACAACCGCCAGGCCCGGCTCGCCCGCCGAACCGCGAAAACCGGCCCCGCGCCACCTGGCGATAACGACCCACCGCCCTTCTGA
- a CDS encoding pseudouridine synthase — protein MRPAPLPVRDGLGPARVRLRGGPVLDELTDRFGASARSKVLAGEVVDARGAVVDEATVLGAGSFVYMYRELPDEVPVPFDIPVLHRDAHIVVVDKPHFLATMPRGRHVAQTALVRLRRELGLPELSPAHRLDRLTAGVLVFTVRRDMRGAYQTLFSRGVVRKTYLARASVDPALVLPRVVRSRIVKRRGVLQAVCEPGAPNAETLVELVRPDGLYRLTPRTGRTHQLRVHMAALGVPIDGDPLYPNVIDVPPEDFSTPLRLLAQRIEFDDPLTGARREFVSRRTLD, from the coding sequence TTGAGGCCTGCGCCGCTTCCGGTGCGGGACGGCCTCGGCCCGGCGCGGGTGCGGCTGCGTGGCGGGCCGGTGCTGGACGAGCTGACCGACCGGTTCGGCGCGTCGGCGCGGTCGAAGGTGCTGGCCGGGGAGGTGGTCGACGCCCGGGGCGCGGTGGTCGACGAGGCCACGGTGCTTGGTGCCGGGTCCTTCGTCTACATGTATCGGGAACTGCCCGACGAGGTGCCCGTCCCCTTCGATATCCCGGTGCTTCATCGTGACGCGCACATCGTGGTGGTCGACAAGCCGCACTTCCTGGCCACCATGCCCCGGGGCCGGCACGTGGCGCAGACGGCGCTGGTGCGGCTGCGCCGGGAGCTGGGCCTGCCCGAGCTGAGCCCGGCCCATCGGCTCGACCGGCTGACCGCCGGGGTGCTGGTGTTCACGGTGCGCCGCGACATGCGTGGCGCCTATCAGACCCTGTTCTCCCGCGGAGTGGTGCGCAAGACGTATCTGGCGCGCGCGAGCGTCGACCCGGCCCTGGTGTTGCCGCGCGTGGTGCGCAGCCGGATCGTCAAGCGGCGCGGGGTTTTACAGGCCGTCTGCGAACCGGGCGCCCCCAACGCGGAGACGCTGGTGGAGCTCGTCCGCCCGGACGGCCTGTACCGGCTGACCCCACGCACCGGGCGCACCCACCAGCTGCGTGTGCACATGGCCGCGCTGGGCGTGCCGATCGACGGGGATCCGCTGTATCCCAACGTTATCGACGTGCCGCCCGAGGACTTCAGCACGCCGCTGCGGTTGCTGGCGCAGCGCATCGAGTTCGACGATCCACTGACGGGCGCTCGGCGCGAGTTCGTCAGCCGTCGAACGCTGGACTGA